In Balneola sp., one genomic interval encodes:
- a CDS encoding low specificity L-threonine aldolase — MIDLRSDTVTKPTPEMLEAMMSAEVGDDVFESDPTVNKFQQKVADMFGMEAGLFVPSGTMSNQLGIKVLTNPGDEILIDEKGHIFNYESSAASVLSGVQINKLVGKQGKLNREVLENSVRGIYDWEPKTKVVCVENTTNKGGGVCYTKEELRAIKAFTDEHELAVHLDGARIWNAMTATDIEPSFFGEIADTISVCFSKGLGAPVGSMLLSSKEHIATARRYRKMWGGGMRQVGLLAAAAEYGMEHHWPLMKEDHRRAREVAEVIAECSKLSVDLDSLQTNILIFDVLEEDATSALKKLEEQGIIMIPFGPRTIRATFYFEIGDDEVATIKEVLKKLFD, encoded by the coding sequence ATGATTGATTTAAGAAGTGATACAGTTACTAAGCCAACCCCGGAAATGTTGGAAGCCATGATGTCGGCTGAAGTTGGTGATGATGTATTTGAATCAGATCCTACAGTAAATAAGTTCCAGCAAAAAGTAGCCGATATGTTTGGGATGGAGGCCGGACTTTTTGTCCCCAGCGGAACCATGAGTAACCAACTGGGCATTAAGGTGTTAACCAATCCCGGCGATGAAATTCTGATTGATGAAAAGGGACACATCTTTAATTATGAATCTTCTGCGGCTTCTGTTTTGTCAGGTGTTCAAATAAATAAGTTAGTGGGGAAGCAGGGGAAATTAAATCGGGAAGTACTGGAAAACTCAGTTCGTGGAATTTATGACTGGGAGCCCAAAACAAAAGTTGTGTGTGTAGAGAATACTACAAATAAAGGTGGCGGAGTGTGCTACACCAAAGAAGAATTGAGAGCAATCAAAGCATTTACTGATGAGCATGAGCTTGCTGTTCACCTTGATGGTGCAAGAATTTGGAATGCAATGACGGCTACTGATATCGAGCCATCTTTTTTTGGTGAAATTGCTGACACTATTTCCGTTTGCTTTTCTAAAGGATTAGGAGCACCGGTCGGCTCCATGCTGCTGTCCTCTAAAGAGCATATTGCTACGGCAAGGCGCTATCGGAAAATGTGGGGCGGCGGAATGAGGCAAGTTGGCTTGCTGGCAGCTGCTGCTGAATATGGGATGGAACATCACTGGCCTTTGATGAAGGAAGATCACCGTAGAGCAAGAGAAGTGGCTGAAGTTATTGCGGAATGTTCCAAACTTTCTGTTGACTTGGATAGCCTTCAAACAAACATTCTCATTTTTGATGTGCTTGAAGAAGATGCCACTTCTGCCTTAAAGAAGTTAGAAGAACAGGGCATCATAATGATCCCATTTGGACCGAGAACCATCCGGGCGACCTTTTATTTTGAAATTGGGGATGATGAGGTCGCGACCATTAAAGAGGTGTTGAAAAAGCTATTTGACTAA
- a CDS encoding 3-methyladenine DNA glycosylase, producing MLIETEQVGNVNQVSESEWLQEKSAHEHRVSDLLDDYLAARSRHEKNPVMDFLFEYYAFRPSGLRRWSPGMGVKLAFSDFDQLPEISELTLDDGVAFLDLALFPKKRISSLEWMIQMLENTQSSRPSFGCFGMHEWAMVYKSDNPRHNQVPMRMERDELAEFVESRPLLCTHFDAFRFFTKPAQPMNKFELSREKFHEMEQPGCIHSNMDLYKWAFKMYPWIPSSLILDAFELAVEARHIDMQASPYDLRDQGLEPIKIETDAGRKEYKAKQEMIFQKGLPIRQRILDKMKEVLLRVEG from the coding sequence ATGTTAATAGAGACAGAACAGGTAGGAAATGTAAATCAGGTTTCAGAGTCGGAATGGCTTCAGGAAAAGTCAGCTCATGAACACCGGGTGAGTGACTTACTGGATGATTATTTGGCAGCCCGATCACGACATGAAAAAAATCCGGTTATGGATTTTTTATTCGAATACTATGCCTTTCGCCCATCCGGATTGAGACGATGGTCACCGGGAATGGGAGTAAAATTAGCTTTCTCTGATTTTGATCAGCTTCCTGAGATAAGTGAATTGACCCTTGATGATGGTGTTGCCTTTTTAGACCTAGCTTTGTTTCCTAAAAAGAGAATATCTTCCTTAGAATGGATGATTCAGATGCTCGAAAATACGCAATCAAGCCGACCTTCTTTCGGATGTTTTGGGATGCATGAATGGGCTATGGTGTATAAGAGCGATAATCCAAGGCATAATCAGGTACCCATGCGAATGGAGCGGGATGAACTTGCTGAGTTTGTAGAATCACGCCCTCTCCTTTGCACTCATTTTGATGCGTTTCGATTCTTTACCAAACCTGCTCAACCCATGAACAAGTTTGAGCTATCTCGCGAAAAATTTCATGAAATGGAACAGCCGGGCTGCATTCATTCCAATATGGACTTATACAAATGGGCTTTCAAAATGTACCCATGGATTCCAAGCTCGCTCATCCTCGATGCCTTTGAGCTGGCCGTTGAAGCCCGGCATATCGATATGCAAGCCAGTCCCTACGATTTGAGAGATCAAGGCTTAGAGCCTATCAAAATTGAGACTGATGCCGGCCGAAAGGAATACAAAGCCAAACAGGAAATGATTTTCCAGAAAGGCTTACCGATTCGGCAGCGGATTCTTGATAAGATGAAAGAGGTTTTGTTGAGAGTTGAGGGTTGA
- a CDS encoding thioredoxin family protein: MYLVTEGAIDQNIIDNALTYEEYTDLINGLYTVGKTTNDDNSESQLEYTKLNIHRSSKWDKRGKISDELTQELHSFPYEMVWVMITEGWCGDSAQIAPFINKMAESSNKIELKILLRDQYPKVMDAFLTNGSRSIPKIIALKSDTLDVVGEWGPRPKEAQETYLSERADPGIENKIATQNLHLWYARNKGKAVQQEFLTLLDEWSAK; encoded by the coding sequence ATGTATTTAGTGACAGAAGGCGCCATCGACCAAAATATCATCGATAATGCTCTTACCTATGAAGAGTACACTGATCTGATCAACGGACTATACACGGTTGGGAAAACGACCAACGATGATAATTCAGAAAGTCAGCTCGAATACACCAAGCTGAATATCCACCGATCTTCCAAGTGGGATAAGCGAGGAAAGATTTCTGATGAGTTGACTCAAGAATTGCATTCTTTTCCTTATGAGATGGTTTGGGTGATGATTACTGAAGGCTGGTGTGGAGACAGTGCACAAATTGCCCCATTCATCAATAAAATGGCTGAGAGTTCCAACAAGATAGAGCTTAAAATTTTGTTGCGAGATCAATATCCTAAGGTGATGGATGCCTTCCTCACCAATGGCTCGCGTTCTATTCCCAAGATAATTGCCCTCAAATCAGATACTTTAGATGTAGTCGGCGAATGGGGTCCACGACCTAAAGAAGCTCAGGAAACTTACTTAAGTGAACGAGCTGACCCAGGTATTGAGAATAAGATTGCAACCCAAAATCTCCATCTGTGGTATGCCCGAAATAAAGGCAAGGCTGTTCAGCAGGAATTTCTCACACTGCTGGATGAATGGAGTGCTAAATAA
- a CDS encoding aspartate aminotransferase family protein codes for MKDKFLQFVAQTSDAPMGLEISHAEGPYLYTKDDRQFVDFISGIAVSSLGHRHPKVIKAIHEQVDKHLHVMVYGEFVQKPQVEFAELLTNNLPEQLNQVYFVNSGTEANEGALKLAKKYTGRSKLIGFRNSYHGDTHGSLSVTGRDVYRDPYLPLLPDVHFLDFNADEGLELIDKETAAVIMEPIQGEGGIIPARKEWLQAVRERCTEAGALLIFDEIQSGFGRTGKLFAFEEYEVVPDILCLAKAMAGGMPMGAFVSSSEYFQTFKYDPPLNHVTTFGGHPVSCAAAYANLKELLSGDYLSRAKEIERITKKKLTGKGIVEVRGKGAMLGLQLESWELTKAVVEDCFDEGILLGWTLHSNTLIRLAPPLIIEDELLNDVLDTILVAVEKHA; via the coding sequence TTGAAAGATAAATTTCTGCAATTTGTAGCCCAAACAAGCGATGCTCCAATGGGATTGGAAATATCGCACGCGGAAGGACCATATCTTTATACAAAAGACGATCGGCAATTTGTAGATTTCATTTCCGGTATCGCTGTGAGCAGTCTGGGTCATCGCCATCCCAAAGTGATTAAAGCGATTCACGAACAGGTTGATAAGCATCTTCACGTAATGGTTTATGGTGAATTTGTTCAAAAGCCTCAGGTTGAATTTGCAGAGTTACTCACTAATAATCTTCCTGAACAATTGAATCAGGTTTATTTTGTGAATAGTGGCACTGAGGCCAATGAAGGGGCCTTAAAGCTCGCAAAGAAGTATACGGGACGTTCCAAACTTATAGGCTTCAGGAATAGCTATCACGGCGATACACATGGGTCTTTAAGTGTAACCGGGCGTGATGTTTATCGGGATCCTTATCTGCCTTTATTGCCAGACGTCCATTTTCTGGACTTCAATGCAGATGAAGGTCTTGAGCTGATTGATAAGGAAACCGCTGCAGTTATTATGGAGCCCATTCAGGGTGAAGGCGGAATTATTCCAGCTCGTAAAGAATGGCTACAGGCCGTAAGGGAAAGATGTACAGAAGCAGGTGCACTTCTTATTTTTGATGAAATTCAAAGTGGTTTTGGCCGTACGGGCAAGCTGTTTGCCTTCGAAGAATATGAGGTCGTCCCTGATATCTTATGCCTTGCAAAAGCAATGGCCGGCGGAATGCCGATGGGAGCTTTTGTTTCCTCTTCAGAATATTTTCAGACTTTTAAATACGATCCCCCTTTAAATCATGTAACTACTTTTGGCGGTCACCCGGTGAGTTGTGCCGCTGCTTATGCGAATCTCAAAGAATTGCTTTCTGGAGATTATCTGAGCAGAGCTAAAGAGATCGAGCGGATTACAAAAAAGAAGCTGACCGGAAAAGGAATTGTAGAAGTCCGGGGAAAAGGAGCCATGCTTGGTCTTCAGTTAGAAAGCTGGGAGCTTACAAAAGCCGTAGTGGAGGATTGTTTTGATGAAGGCATTTTGCTTGGATGGACGCTCCATTCCAATACACTCATCCGGCTGGCTCCGCCACTTATCATTGAAGATGAGTTGCTGAATGACGTGCTGGATACCATTTTAGTAGCAGTAGAAAAACATGCGTAA
- a CDS encoding succinate-semialdehyde dehydrogenase (in Escherichia coli this enzyme appears to be an NAD+/NADP+-dependent succinate semialdehyde dehydrogenase), with translation MKTINPANGKLIKDYKEMGFGEVDQIIQKANQAQILWKQKSFEQRAAYLNRIADLLKDQKEELGRLMAEEMGKPLQQGIGEAEKCAWVCEYYAEHAEEFLSDEAVETDASKSYVTFNPLGVVLAIMPWNFPFWQLFRFAAPALMAGNGAILKHSENTTGCALKIEEIIHEAGVPEDLFRTIIRDKSEMKEVVQHEGIAAVTLTGSTKAGKAVASQAGEALKKTVLELGGSDPSIILKDADIKASAETCVNSRLLNSGQSCIAAKRFVVVEDVYDEFVEEFTSLMKSRKVGDPFDEDTDLGPMARTDLRDQLHEQVQKSVEKGASLLLGGEKPDGDGAYYPVSILADVQPGMPAYSEELFGPVASIIKVRDENEAIRVANDTNYGLGASVYSQDVAHAEEIAATKLEAGCCFVNDFVKSDPRLPFGGIKHSGYGRELGLYGIHEFVNTKTVYIK, from the coding sequence ATGAAGACCATCAATCCCGCAAACGGTAAACTCATCAAAGACTATAAAGAAATGGGCTTTGGTGAGGTTGATCAAATTATTCAGAAAGCAAATCAGGCTCAGATACTTTGGAAACAGAAAAGTTTCGAGCAACGAGCTGCCTACCTAAATCGAATTGCTGATTTGTTGAAAGATCAGAAAGAAGAACTTGGTCGATTAATGGCCGAGGAAATGGGGAAGCCTCTGCAGCAGGGAATAGGCGAAGCTGAGAAATGTGCTTGGGTTTGTGAGTACTATGCTGAACATGCCGAGGAATTTTTGTCGGATGAAGCAGTAGAAACAGATGCCTCAAAAAGCTATGTGACATTCAATCCATTAGGAGTAGTTCTGGCAATTATGCCGTGGAACTTCCCATTTTGGCAACTCTTTCGTTTTGCAGCACCCGCATTGATGGCCGGTAACGGTGCCATCCTCAAACATTCTGAAAACACGACGGGCTGCGCGCTTAAGATTGAAGAAATTATCCATGAAGCCGGTGTCCCAGAGGACCTATTTCGAACTATCATCCGTGATAAATCAGAGATGAAAGAAGTAGTTCAGCATGAAGGGATTGCCGCGGTAACCCTGACCGGAAGTACTAAAGCTGGGAAAGCAGTTGCGTCACAAGCCGGTGAGGCGTTGAAGAAAACAGTGTTAGAACTTGGTGGGAGTGACCCCTCAATCATTCTCAAAGATGCAGACATCAAAGCAAGCGCAGAAACTTGTGTGAATTCTCGTCTCTTAAACAGCGGACAAAGCTGTATTGCAGCAAAAAGATTTGTGGTCGTTGAAGATGTTTATGATGAATTCGTTGAGGAGTTTACTTCCTTAATGAAATCACGGAAAGTAGGCGACCCTTTTGATGAGGATACTGATTTGGGGCCGATGGCACGAACAGACCTCCGAGACCAACTTCATGAACAAGTTCAAAAGAGCGTAGAAAAAGGGGCTTCACTTTTATTGGGTGGAGAAAAACCAGATGGAGATGGCGCCTATTATCCGGTTTCGATTCTTGCTGATGTTCAACCCGGAATGCCAGCCTACTCGGAAGAATTATTTGGTCCGGTGGCAAGTATCATAAAAGTGCGGGATGAAAATGAAGCAATCAGAGTGGCCAACGACACAAATTATGGATTGGGAGCTTCAGTGTATTCGCAAGATGTAGCACATGCCGAGGAAATAGCAGCTACTAAATTGGAAGCCGGATGCTGCTTTGTAAATGACTTTGTTAAATCAGATCCACGTCTTCCTTTTGGTGGAATTAAACACTCTGGTTATGGCAGGGAATTGGGACTTTATGGTATTCATGAGTTTGTTAATACCAAAACGGTTTATATAAAATAA
- a CDS encoding NAD+ synthase, with protein MQIRLQQINPTIGDLTGNKELILQAISQAEGDGIDLLLLPELVTSGYPPMDLLERQVFLDLMYKVNREIIQSTNNTTVIFGSITENLTGKGRKSFNSAIVAQKGEEVTRVHKALLPTYDVFDDLRYFEPGKEFEPVMIDGFPFGITVCEDIWYNDNDIQYHIYDVNPAEVLAKKGAKAIINISASPFNKDKPVTRKNMLRNHAEQLGIPLFYVNQVGAQTELIFDGDSLAFNGKGEMKARSKRFEPDAVDIEFDKDTGTVESISEVEANFETPSKEQVMFEGLVLGVKDYLKKSKAAEKVILGLSGGIDSALVCTIAKEALGAENVKAVTMPSAFSSEGSVSDSEKLANNLGVELLEIPIKNIYEEYLNALAPIFEGTEFNVAEENLQSRSRGDILMAIANKFGYMLLNTGNKSEMAVGYCTLYGDMAGGLSVISDVYKTEVYNICRWLNEEYYGQEVIPEAILTKPPSAELRPDQKDSDSLPDYGTLDTILEYYLEEQRSREQIISSGIDEQIVDRTLRLVDLNEHKRFQAPPGLKVSAKAFGTGRRWPLAQQWTGKEKQMLESEKIEK; from the coding sequence GTGCAGATACGACTTCAACAAATAAATCCTACAATTGGGGATTTGACCGGTAACAAAGAGCTCATCCTTCAGGCTATTTCACAAGCTGAGGGTGATGGAATTGATTTATTACTTCTCCCCGAGTTAGTGACCTCAGGATATCCGCCTATGGATTTATTGGAGCGGCAGGTATTTCTGGATTTGATGTATAAAGTGAACCGGGAAATCATTCAATCCACAAACAATACAACGGTCATATTTGGCTCTATCACGGAGAACCTGACCGGGAAGGGTAGAAAGAGCTTTAATTCGGCAATTGTTGCTCAGAAAGGGGAAGAAGTCACGCGGGTTCACAAAGCACTGCTCCCAACTTATGACGTTTTTGACGATCTCCGATATTTTGAGCCTGGTAAAGAATTTGAGCCGGTGATGATCGACGGTTTTCCGTTTGGTATCACGGTCTGCGAAGATATTTGGTACAATGATAATGACATCCAGTACCATATTTATGATGTGAATCCTGCGGAAGTCTTAGCTAAGAAAGGAGCCAAAGCTATCATTAATATTTCAGCATCTCCTTTTAATAAGGACAAGCCGGTTACCCGAAAGAATATGTTGAGGAATCATGCTGAGCAACTTGGTATTCCTTTATTCTATGTGAATCAGGTTGGAGCCCAAACTGAACTGATTTTTGATGGTGATTCTCTGGCTTTTAACGGAAAGGGGGAGATGAAGGCACGCTCAAAACGCTTTGAGCCCGATGCTGTAGATATAGAATTTGATAAAGACACCGGCACCGTTGAATCGATTTCTGAAGTAGAAGCTAACTTTGAAACACCTTCCAAAGAGCAGGTTATGTTTGAAGGATTGGTGCTTGGAGTGAAAGACTATCTTAAAAAGTCGAAAGCAGCCGAAAAAGTGATTCTTGGTTTAAGTGGAGGTATAGATTCTGCACTGGTGTGTACGATTGCAAAAGAAGCGCTTGGTGCTGAAAATGTAAAAGCCGTGACGATGCCTTCAGCTTTTTCCTCAGAAGGGAGTGTTTCCGATTCTGAAAAACTGGCCAACAATTTGGGGGTTGAGCTCCTTGAAATCCCGATTAAAAACATTTACGAAGAATATCTTAATGCTTTGGCTCCCATTTTTGAAGGCACAGAATTCAATGTTGCCGAGGAAAACCTTCAAAGTCGCTCACGCGGTGATATACTCATGGCGATAGCCAACAAGTTTGGTTATATGCTGCTGAATACAGGAAATAAATCAGAGATGGCGGTGGGCTATTGCACACTTTACGGTGATATGGCAGGTGGTTTGTCTGTGATTTCTGATGTGTATAAAACAGAAGTGTATAATATCTGCCGATGGCTGAATGAAGAATATTATGGCCAGGAAGTGATTCCCGAAGCCATTCTCACAAAACCCCCAAGCGCTGAATTACGGCCTGATCAAAAAGATTCAGATTCTTTGCCAGACTACGGAACTTTAGATACCATTTTGGAATACTACCTGGAAGAACAGCGATCAAGAGAACAAATCATCAGCAGCGGTATAGACGAACAGATCGTAGATCGTACACTTCGTTTAGTAGATCTGAACGAACATAAGCGGTTTCAAGCTCCTCCTGGACTTAAAGTTTCCGCTAAAGCATTTGGAACCGGCCGCAGATGGCCACTTGCACAGCAATGGACGGGTAAAGAAAAGCAAATGCTTGAGTCCGAAAAAATTGAAAAATAA
- a CDS encoding lytic transglycosylase translates to MLTKLRITAIAFICCMFLAPGISAQDTTATLQLKDMPLRLLDYRSPMQGIKDGEGVTEQPAMQELDNFQKDIMSRISDIYRIHIKAMDAQVSNDPLEAEAQINDALAATQGLLDDYPEIRGDRRFTELYRSVISEYRQFYGITEVGNEPEGEIFAIQEELFSEDDSWMKEEYDFPDDLALNKTDVPLIQNDKVNRHLVYYTLRRPEVMETWLQRAVKYQPMMRKIFREEGAPEELTYLAFIESGLNPTAQSWAAAVGMWQFIRATGSVYGLEVNWWVDERRDPEKATRAAARHLRDLYNIWGDWHLAMANYNISPRGLKRAINRAGGVEDYWAAYPYLPRETRGYVPGFIATTMIGMNPEEFGFQKTYEGEPYSYRVVEVDGLMELTELAAAAGISTNELKDYNPELLRWATPPGGKYPLKLPVSTDREEFLANYQEIPKESRSQNITMHTVSSGESLGLIARKYGTTVAGLYGSNENLSSTIYPGQKIVVPLPQGSVSEISANRPTNQQQSVTSRTSSSSSKVSAPANSTPVTYNVKTGDTVGHIAEWFDVRAWNIRTWNGIGNTIRVGQSLTVHVPKTRESHYKKVNEMSYSEKQSIERKQRQGENIFIASANTSTDGDNYTTYTVRQNDTLSEIAESFGVGLSELRSLNNISGNRIFVGQTLRISSN, encoded by the coding sequence ATGCTTACTAAGTTACGAATTACGGCTATAGCCTTCATCTGTTGTATGTTTTTAGCTCCGGGCATTTCTGCTCAGGATACGACTGCAACCCTCCAGTTAAAAGACATGCCATTACGGCTTTTAGATTATAGAAGCCCCATGCAGGGCATTAAAGATGGAGAAGGTGTAACAGAGCAACCTGCCATGCAGGAACTGGATAACTTCCAGAAAGATATCATGAGCCGGATTTCTGATATATATCGAATCCATATCAAGGCCATGGATGCTCAGGTAAGTAATGATCCATTGGAAGCTGAGGCTCAAATCAATGATGCACTTGCAGCCACACAGGGTTTATTAGACGACTATCCTGAAATAAGAGGAGACCGGCGCTTTACAGAATTGTATCGCTCAGTGATTTCCGAATACCGCCAATTTTATGGAATAACCGAAGTTGGCAATGAGCCAGAAGGTGAAATCTTTGCCATTCAGGAAGAATTGTTTTCAGAAGATGACAGCTGGATGAAGGAAGAATATGATTTTCCGGATGATTTAGCTCTCAACAAAACGGATGTGCCTCTTATTCAGAATGATAAAGTAAATCGCCACCTTGTTTATTATACACTCCGCCGGCCTGAAGTGATGGAGACGTGGCTACAGAGAGCAGTAAAGTATCAGCCAATGATGCGCAAGATATTCAGAGAAGAAGGCGCTCCGGAAGAACTTACTTATTTGGCGTTTATTGAAAGTGGACTCAACCCTACGGCTCAAAGTTGGGCAGCCGCTGTTGGAATGTGGCAATTTATCCGTGCAACAGGCTCTGTGTATGGTCTGGAAGTAAATTGGTGGGTTGATGAACGTCGTGACCCGGAAAAAGCAACCCGTGCTGCTGCTCGTCACTTAAGAGATTTATATAATATTTGGGGTGACTGGCATCTTGCAATGGCCAACTACAATATTAGTCCACGCGGATTAAAACGTGCGATCAATCGTGCCGGTGGAGTTGAAGACTACTGGGCTGCTTATCCTTATTTGCCTCGTGAGACAAGAGGTTATGTGCCCGGATTTATAGCGACAACCATGATTGGTATGAATCCTGAAGAGTTTGGCTTTCAAAAAACATATGAAGGTGAGCCTTACTCTTATAGAGTTGTTGAAGTTGACGGTTTGATGGAGCTTACAGAACTAGCTGCTGCCGCAGGAATCTCAACAAATGAACTGAAGGACTACAACCCTGAACTGCTTAGATGGGCAACACCTCCGGGTGGTAAATATCCTTTAAAACTTCCTGTTTCTACCGATAGAGAAGAGTTTTTAGCTAATTATCAGGAAATCCCTAAAGAAAGCCGAAGTCAAAATATCACTATGCATACGGTGAGTAGTGGAGAGTCATTGGGACTGATTGCCCGTAAATATGGAACAACTGTTGCCGGACTTTATGGCTCAAATGAAAATCTTTCGAGCACTATTTATCCGGGACAGAAAATAGTCGTTCCTCTTCCTCAAGGCAGTGTTTCAGAAATTTCAGCAAACCGCCCTACGAATCAGCAACAAAGTGTGACATCCAGAACCTCATCTTCTTCATCAAAAGTGAGTGCTCCTGCAAATTCTACACCGGTTACCTATAATGTTAAAACCGGGGATACTGTAGGTCATATTGCAGAATGGTTTGACGTGAGAGCTTGGAATATCCGCACATGGAATGGTATAGGTAATACAATCCGTGTAGGACAGTCATTAACTGTTCATGTACCTAAAACCCGTGAAAGTCACTATAAAAAAGTGAATGAGATGAGCTATTCTGAGAAGCAGTCTATTGAAAGAAAACAACGCCAGGGCGAGAATATCTTTATTGCTTCAGCTAACACTTCCACAGATGGCGATAACTACACAACCTACACTGTTCGTCAGAATGATACATTGAGCGAGATCGCTGAGAGTTTTGGAGTTGGCCTTAGTGAATTGAGAAGTCTGAATAACATCTCTGGAAACAGAATTTTTGTAGGACAAACCCTGCGCATTTCAAGTAACTAA
- a CDS encoding phosphatase yields the protein MPSKADLHIHTTCSDGRLSPIEAVQMAKDKNLVSLSITDHDTYKAYFEAIHKAKELDIELIPGVEITSTLGDDEVHILAYYFDPETNYLEDFLKQQKTARKNRIKGIIETVNKSGLDVDYDEVWAEANGANIGRPHLARVLTQKGYVSSPKEAFIRYLSNQKLGSIENTYPDYREVIEIIKNVGGASVVAHPGRLYNSEQIQAFVDAGIDGIECIHPSHNFKLQKKYTEFCEKNSLLMTGGSDTHEGTGASYTHMGVVTIAYKHIDKMKRMTEQRKNIIEIKN from the coding sequence ATGCCTTCCAAAGCTGATCTACATATTCATACCACTTGCTCTGATGGTCGACTTTCACCTATTGAGGCTGTACAGATGGCGAAGGATAAAAACCTTGTCAGCCTTTCCATAACTGATCACGATACTTATAAGGCTTATTTTGAAGCTATTCATAAAGCCAAAGAGTTAGATATTGAACTCATTCCGGGAGTAGAAATAACTTCTACCCTTGGTGATGATGAGGTTCATATACTGGCTTATTATTTTGATCCGGAGACCAATTATCTGGAAGATTTTTTAAAGCAGCAGAAAACGGCTCGTAAAAACCGTATCAAAGGTATTATTGAAACGGTAAATAAATCCGGTTTGGATGTGGATTATGATGAGGTTTGGGCTGAAGCTAACGGAGCAAATATTGGAAGACCTCATTTAGCGCGAGTGCTTACGCAAAAAGGATATGTTAGCAGTCCCAAAGAAGCTTTTATTCGATATTTGAGTAATCAAAAGTTAGGATCTATTGAAAATACATATCCAGACTATCGTGAGGTGATTGAAATCATCAAAAACGTTGGAGGAGCAAGTGTAGTGGCTCATCCGGGAAGATTATATAACTCCGAACAAATTCAGGCTTTTGTAGATGCCGGAATCGACGGGATTGAATGCATACATCCGAGTCACAATTTCAAACTGCAGAAGAAATACACTGAATTTTGCGAAAAGAACAGCTTATTGATGACTGGAGGAAGCGATACTCACGAAGGTACAGGAGCCAGTTACACACATATGGGCGTGGTGACTATTGCTTATAAGCATATTGATAAAATGAAAAGGATGACTGAACAAAGAAAAAACATCATAGAAATTAAAAACTGA